The sequence below is a genomic window from Lolium perenne isolate Kyuss_39 chromosome 4, Kyuss_2.0, whole genome shotgun sequence.
GGTGCTCCTTGGGTCCAGGCGCTACTCCTGGACCACGCGCCGGAGGCTGGCATGGTCTCCTTCGTCGGCTTCGTGCTCGACTCCGATAAACAGGCGAGGATGAATTTGAGAGATAGAAAGTGTCTGAGAGGGATTGAAGTGGCGGAGGTGAACAAGGCATGCACGGCGATGCTCTCCACCcatttataggccaagggaacCCCTGTGGTCTCGACACGGTGACGGCCATGGTcggagaggtggcggtctctggaggCTTCTAGCTGGCAAGGATGTTCTCATccgcggataagctcggacgcgaatCGTGTTGGGCGCGGTTCTGAGAAGTCTGGCGATGTCCGGGCATGCTTATCGACGAGGAGGGACGTGGCCGACGTTCTCCTGCGCGCTCCCGCCACCGGAGAAGAGAACGAAGGCGTTGGCCTCCCTTTTTATTACCGAAACGGTATCGACCGTTTCTTTGGTGGGCTGGGCCAAGTCTTGGGCTACTGCTGGGTTGGCTTCGGGCTGCTGCGGCCTGCCAGGTAAGgcctctctctctctattttctgttttcttttctattttctgtttttatattctggtttgtattcaaatttgatttctgctttgttttgcaggtttctaAACATTTGAATCTCATTAGGATTTGACAATAGTAACTGCTGCATCATTTTGTTGTTCAAAACAAATATTTAATGTTGGATTAAATTAGTACTATTGTGAGATTCATTCCAAATTTAAAATAGACATGATTTTTATGTATTCATTTCAATTCCTTTTTATTTAGGAATCAAATATGTATAATTTCATTTTCATGGTAAACATATTATTAGGTTTTGCTAATGTGCTTAACAACATTGGTTGTTCATATGCATTCTaaattatggctagagtttaaattaaatggtgttgagaatgggatgaatcatgattttatgtggagaattactTCTAAGGGTTTAAGAATATGATTGAATAAACTTTACAATCACCAATCTCCATTAACTAGCTTAAGCTTAATCTATTTAGGATAGATCCTATATTCCTCATGGTTAAATCAACTACTTATATGATGGTtctattttatcaattactatttcatttggttcactAAGCAAAGTATTTGGAAAGAAAAATAGAATTGAatattggttcactctactcacTTAAATAGCACTTAAGCTTgggtatatatggcttggtttatacttgtgatacatgatacacaagttaggaaacaATATTTTATATGAATTGGATCCTATGTGAAAGGGTTTTAGGAATTTGAtgatgcttcactaattgaagtatccaataggcatgaggcatggcatggttctaattataatccaaagtaatccatgggttggaattcaaatgtagtttagggtttaagtagtgatcacccaagtgatacacaactaggattaggatATAAGCATAACCTTAGTTATGTTTAACTGGCTAGGGTTATTCCTCCCCACTTAGTTAGAATtcttgtatcaaggcaatgctaggtttgtctcaagtgtttggataggcagggtttaaaaataatatcataactactctacacaaggcatgaggattggtttggttaactactGGTGATTTACTTATTATTTCCTGAGAAGGATGAGATCTTTTGATCACATATATAGGTTcaacttatcatctcaatttataaattaagatcatgcattagacatgatcaactattCCCCACTAATTTCACTTtattattcctctcatcacatTCACTtaggttcttagggtttatgatcatcacccaatttgtaatgatcaaagtattggcctcataacaattcattagtgaatcagggttctctctccaagatcaagtataagtccatatacttgagtatacctctttaggttgagctcttctgaataggtagggttcctctagggtttatgatcattaccaagttgtaatgatcacaacacttgcctctctataataactagaagaataggttcttacttaccatcaagtgtgagctaggtcaagtagggtttaatacttgacttatatttcttgtatcattggttagtatcaacaagtacctcaattggataaggtttaaatagtaatctaggttctattcaatggatagaataagcatatgaatgattctctcctttctctaggtttaatggtatgagttgggaaacaaggttggaatggtcaagggttaatgaagaatgaatatgaatgtccttggcttgggttcaagcattgtagttgaaaagatgtACCATGTGACTCAGGTTAGGAATTACTTATTTAGTTAAaggcatggaaaagataagtaaatAATAGTTTATTAATTagttgtgttctttgatttatagttgaataattattcatgtgttgttgtaaggaatgtcatgttgagatcttttataagatcttgtagttgacccTTACTTAAGGTATTGTTTGTTGTcaaaactaattccatttgatctagcccatagatcaaatcatctctacccaaaacaaggtttaaacaaatatcacagtgaagtttattgcgcttgacttgatgatctacttcaactccagcaagtcaagtgaaacttcagttactgtggtaagttttatttgaaagcgcgaaaattccccggattttctatgcatgaatgcaatgcacactttggtgttctctcattttgtagcctctaaacctgggatattacagtagagccctcagcctcgggggagaactactccctcctcatcatgggagtcagcagcggcgatgaagatggcggtggtgtcgatggagatgactccgggggcaattccccgtcccggcagggtgccgaaacagagacttctgtcccccgaattagagtttttggtggcggcggagctacggaactcttctggagaaatcgtCGATCAGAATAGGGTTTTTGGGGACGAAGcttaatataggcgaaagggcggcgcgagggggtgcccgaggggcccaccccatagggcggcgccgcccccctcctggccgcgccaaggTATGGGgacgaggccgtgggcctcctctggcctggcccttctggctccgtgggtcttctggcgaaatagaatttctgtgatttttctggatttttccgagcactttggtttttgggacttttctgcaataaacagacataataaacagcatattgttaataggttagtccaataaatgccataatatgatataaagtgcatataaaacatgtagctattggcataaaactagcatggaacataagaaattatagatacgttggagacgtatcattgataTGGAGACAAGATGGGTGATCTTCAACTTTAGTGATGTTTTTTTTTGTTATCAGGAAATTTTATTCAATCTGAGGACAACCATGGTGATGTCCCAAGGCGTCTAAACCGTTATTATTTAGTTTCGCTATATGTTGTAATAAtgtggaaaatatattttatcagTTTGTTAATGTATATTGATCAGACTTGATGAAGTTATTACAAACACTATCCATGCTTAATGCAAGAAGAACATTATGCGTAATCAGTTGGCCCCGGAAGGAAAAGTAGAAccccctcctctcctctcctctcccagcCCTAAACCCCAGGCGGCGGCGCGCCGCCCCGGGGCAACCCTCTCCCCGCCGCTCTGCCCCCTCCTCATCCTCAATACCCCTCTCCGCCGCCACCGAAGGTGtggccgggcaaagcccgcgcggtaCGGCGGTGACGGGGGTCCCGGGAAGGTGCAATCTTGGGGTTGGAGGGCGGCGCCCGCTTCCGCTCCGATGGCGATGGCGGATTGCGGCAGCGTCAGCGGATGGGCAGCAGCGGCGCGGTGCTGGGCCTAATCTGGTCACGTCGTGGCCTGGAGGGCCAGTGTGCCTATCGACCTACGTTGGTGGATATCGATGTGCTTCCCTTTCCACATGGGATGGTCAGCGGCCTTGGGGCCCAACCTGAATaatggtggtggtcctagggtttctcttgtgcgaagatgaagaccttcctgaGGCATATCCTTCTTGATTTGGCCagtgtgttgagttccggaaggctccgacgGGGAATATAATAGTGcaccttttgcctggagtttgctcgatcgggtggtattcggtcgtgcgcacccatgcttttatttcaaccatttggttctggagggagcgacaCGAAGCTCTGTTTTTTCTTGCCATCAAGTGACTTTTCGGTCCAAGGTGAAGTCAAAggcggagaatatcatgaagACCGGATTAGAGGACTAGCAATGGAAGTTCAAGTCtctgcgctgttgagggacttgatTGGAATTCCAGACTTCGCAACAACAATATGAATATGGggacgacaacacaggtgaaattCAGAATCTGACCTCTCAAGGTGAAAATCCAagctctggccttaattggttgtgtctagCAATGTCCTTGTtggggcattgttttgagagcgtgaACTGTATTTATagtgaaaatctaagatctttgatcgggcgacgatggtgtttgTGCACTGTTCCTTTCttagaggcgtcgcttttggagagtctgaagTTCAGGTGTtgccttggtggtggatgtactgTTGTTGTTAGGGCTGAAATAATGTAGCGGGAtttttagttttagttttttttcccttttttggttgtgtgcatccgtactaccattaAGGTATTGCGTTATTGCAGAGGTTGGATGTatttggtatcttcttgatattaatatatttcttttATTGAAAAATAATGTGTGGTAAAACCACTTCAAGAAGATTTTCCAAAACCTTCCAGATCAGCTTGCATTGAACTTTAGAGAGGCTTACTGGTCGGACCTGTGTGATACTCTTAGGGTTTGTGATTTTTGGAATTGAAACGATTGTGGTTTCATTCTAGCCCACCGGCATACTACCACCATTCTGCACCGCGAGGACTTCCTCCTGGACTTTCGGGCCAACCATGTGCCAAAACTTTTTATAAAATACCGCTGGCATAACATCAGGACCTGCTGCTTTGAGATCTCCAATAGAGGCCAACGCCTCCTCTTTGATCTCTGTCCCCGTGAACTCCTTGAGAGCATCTCCTTCTGATGCGGTTCGTTCGGATCGCACAACTGAAGATAGTCTGCTCCCTTTGTACGCAAACCCAGCCAACACGGCCGCGTGGGGAAACAACATGCAGCACTATCAACATGACACAAGAAATAGAATTACACAAACAATAACCTTGCGTAATTGAGCATTTTGATTAGCTGCTTTGACTCCAAGTTGCAACCACAAAAGATTTCAACAAAAGTTCTAATCACAGACACAAGAAAAGACCAAGGTGAATACAAAGTTACACGACCATGTATATCACAATCTTTTTTCACTACGTACAATGAAGCAGAGCAAATAAGAACTTGGTTAGCAAACTAGGTGCTCAGGAGTCAGAGGTCGCCTCTTCTCAAAACTTTAAAGCGTCAACTCTGTTCCACAAAAGACTTTGCATTTAGTCCTGGAGAAAATGGCAAAAATAAGATACATGTGATCTTTCTCTTTGCACACATAGGAATCATAAAATTAAAACTAAATGACAGGAGCAGCTCTATTTCGATGGGATCAGATTTTCAGGTTAATTTGATTTATTTTTTTGTAAGAAAGAAGTTAGGTGAGTCTATACCTATGATGATCCTCATTGAATTGTGGTGTTACATGTAGTAGTACATTGTTGGCACAGGTTCGACTATTCATAAACGAAAAAACATAACTCACCTTTGAGTATTCTAGAACTTATTGTTGGGGGTCATGTTTGTGAGTGGAGACGAAACAATCGTGTCAACAAAAACACAGTTACTGATTGTATTATATGAACTTGTCCTGATAATTTATAGCATTGCTTAAGAAAACTATACACTAGCTCCTTGATATGGAGCTATTCTAGGTTCAAAAATTagataaggatatgcaaatgacGTGTAAGTATTTGTAAATTCAAAACATTGATGCTTACATTTTGATAAAAAAAATATATAGGGAATAGAAAAAAAACATATACCTCATCGTTATCGTCATCGTCATCTCCCTTCTTTAGGCGAGTAGTTCCACCCTCTTTGCATATAGGTATCTTCATGTGTCCAAAGGGAGTGTTCACATCAATATTCCCCTTTATGGTGTAACCAGTGCCCTTTCCCCTTATCATATCCCACATAGCAGACCCAAAATCCTTAGGCCTGAAGCTGATTGGCAAGTTCATGGTGGTTACTTCCTGCTTCTTGATGTTCGCAGACTCTTTCATCTCAGCAGAGGCAATGCTCACATTGGAGAGCCACACCTCGTAATCCATGGAATTCAGCCCCAAGTCGAAGTCATTCTTGTTATCCAGATTCAGATGTAGAGTAGCGGTCGCCTCCTCGAAGGAAAACTGCTCAAACTTGATTTTGCTGATATCAACGTCTGGTCTGTAAGGCACCGGGATCTCACCAGTTTTCTCGAGAGGTATTGAGATCCTACCGATGACTGGGACGTCCACGTGGAGAACAACTTTGACAGTGTATGGGATGATGCTCCCAGACTTGATGTCCCCGTATGTGCTCTTGATGTCGTCGTAGATGAGCAGCACAGGGATCTTTACAGTCTCTGAACCATGGGCATGGATGGTTCCGGCGTCCGGAATTGTTCCGGAGACAAGCTTCCTCCCTTCGCTTTCAATCACGTACTCGATGTCGACAAGAGGGATGGGTACAGGGTTTGGGTTCTCAATCAGGACATCAGCAATTAACTCTACCTGCTCAAGACTTATCTGTGGTATGTGGATTCCAGTAACGTCCGCGGTAGGCTTTCCAAAGCCAACTGCTTCTTCAATCTTTTCACCAATGTCTTGGATGAAATCCTTTACCTTGTCAAAGAATCCTCCATTTTCTCCGTCATGGTCTGCGTCCGCTTTTTTTTCTGTCCCTTTTGGGCTATCCGAGGATGACATGCTACAGTACAGATTATAAGTTGGTTTATCAGTTGGTTTCCAGCATAAGTAAAATTTGGAGAACATGAAGGATGATCACATGATAATGCATTGAGAGGGAAAAATATATATGAAAAGAACTTCAGGGTTAAATAACTTAATATCGATGGACCCGATACTTTGCGATACACAAAATTAGCTATGGCACTTGGCAGAACAATGAAAACCATTGCGATGGTACATCACTCCACTATGTTTCTTTAGCTGCTTGCCCTGGTTGCTCGGTTTAAAATATATAAAAAAAACAATGCATCACCCATACACATTGACATTCACAGCAAGAAAATCCACCGCCCAGATCGTATTCGATTACCATGTGAAGGAACGCTGGAAGGGTACAAATGCAACAAAGAATGGAAGGAAATAAAACCACGATTACATCTAGAACATCTAGAACAAACAGTGGCACGTATGTTACCTGGAGGTGGAGATAGGAACGCGAGCGAAGCGTCGATGGCGAGGCGAAAAGGTGGAGAAAGTGAATGGAGAGCGGGAGCAGGTGGTGGAggtgaggaagaggaagaggcgtCGACGGTGGGAAAGGAATGAGGGCACGGAGTTTGCGGAAGAATTAACTGATGGCTTCGTTTCTCTCGCACTCGCGCGCATGCAGGAGATGATCGATGGATTAACACCAGTTTTTTTCTTCTTTTAACACCAGCTTCTCGCGTTAGCCACTTGGTGAGTGGTGAGCATGACGACCGAGGATCGCGTGCACCAAGTACACGCCTTCCTTCGTGCCCCGCGCCGGTATGAGCGCGATTAACAAAGGGGAGTTCTTTAGTACTCCCTTCATTTCTTCCATTTCAATGAATAAGCCGCCTTCGTATATCATACTTTTTTACCAAAAATTACtctaaatatataaagattgttgaTACAAAATTAGCACCATTAGAAAGTATTTTTcactacgaatccaacgatacaaaTTATGtacaatataatcaagattttgttgctcaatttttaggtCAAAGTATGTCTTAAAATACGTGTACGCCCTATTCTTTTAAACGGAGGTATCAAGAAATTTTTCATGGACTTGGTGTGAATATCACCGAGTTCACATTTTGTATACAAAATATTTTTATATGCTGAAATAAATATATCTCAACATAGGACATGGGTGAACTCCTAGTAGGGCAAGGTAGGACAACCGTCCTACCTTGATTTTTTGGTGACTACATTTAAATGCGCGTGTTTTTCCTGAAAAATTTGACTAATCGTACGCATCGAAAGTAGATTCCGTATGAGAAAATTGTGCTTGTTTCAGTGAAAACTACGCAAAATCAATTACAATCCATAAACATAGACTATTTATCTCCAAACATAGACTCATATTTTCAGTTCAATGTGAATAACATTGCTATTGCTACGGAGATTTATTATTGATTGGACCTTAGTATATATATAAGTTAATATCGAGTTATTCATTATTCATACTCGTGGAATTGGAGACTTTAGAGATTTCTAGATATTTAGAAGGCATGTCATACTTTCTCCGACCGCATTATCCCTCTATTAAGATGACATTTGTTTTACCAATGGCGTCATCAACAATTGAAAGGAATTTCCCGCAACAAAGATAATCAAAACCGAGTTATGCATCGAATGAGAGATAATCAAACACATTGGTATGTTTTTTCGTGATCAGCGGGCAGCGGTGTCTGACATTGTTTTACCATAATAAAATGAAGAGATATGCACCGTTTGATTAGATTTTGATGGTCTGGATGCATTGGATCTGTCCATGGATTTTTTTTATATTGGTATAGATCGGTATAGGTTAGTAATGACGTTTATCTTCGGTGAGTTGCATATTTCATTTTCGTATTGCACTTTTGCCAGCTTTTACAATCCTTGTGGATATAATCACTCAATTATGACATTTATATGATTTATATGTGCTAATATATGTCGACCTGTAGTGTTGCCTGTGTCAAAGATAAACATTGTTAGTACCTCCATTCTAAAGtttaaggcttatatttttttaaaagtcaaaccaagtaaagtttgatcaaacttttagaagaatctatcaacagatataatattttgtagataccatacgaaaatatattttattatctatttaatgatattaattttgtattttgcatgttaatgatttttggtaaaaacttagttgaacttgacatagtttaactttctaaaaataatataagctttAAGCTTTGGTATGAAGGTAGTATATACTAACACTCAGACAATTTTCACATATAGGTGGTGGAAGCAAATCAACATTTTAGACCGGTTGTGTTACCGAGTGTCAAGGTTGATCCTCTTGAGCTGCATGATTCTAGACCAACCAGGTGATTAATCAGATGGTTAAGAACTTAAGATTGAACTAAAATTCTGAATACTACCTTTTTTATGACAATTATTCCTGTTTGGAAAGCTTGTATGTTCTATGGGGCTTTTTTTTCAGGACCATGCCCCGGTGCCCTCCCTGTCTGAACGGAAAACTTACCCAAAATAGAAAGCAGGACCAACTTTGATAGCGACATCTCACCAAAATAGAAAGGTAGACCAGGTTTGATAGCGACAGGTACCGAAAAGGTACATGACCATTTCTCGCTGAAGCGAGAGACCCGGGGCAGAAAAACCGGCAAAAAATACAGACTATGTGGTCCAAAGTTCCAGCCTGTCAGAGAGGTTATCCAAAGTTTAAAGTTGTACTACTACAAGCCAATACAAATGAGAACGATTCTTAATTACATGCCATTAAGCAAATAGAAAAGAAGAGGCAGGCTATACAAAGATCCATCCAATGTGTTGTGCAAAACCCGACCAAGCTAAACTTTACTCATGCTGTGTATATCTTCGACACCTAATTAAGCTCAGGATTAACTATACCCAAGGTCTGTCATAGTTGTATCACCAGAACTTCCAAAAATAACCTGATATAACAAACTGTTGCACATGTATAGAAGTGCCTGCATGTAACAAATCTTGGGGCTAATCAAAATCGAAGTGCAGATCCCTGTCTTATATGATGACCACATTTCCTTGCATGAACTGCACAAAAAAAACCAAGATGCATATAAGTAAAAAGTACACCCACGAATGTATATGTGAGTTAAAAATATACATCCAATTCTGTCTAAATTATCCCTAAAAGCATGACCTGGAACTCTGGGAAAATAAATCAAATATTCGGAGATATTGCAATTTGGGTATAGGAGGGCAAAACAACATACCATAACTAGTAATTCTAACATATTAGGTGCAAAAAATACATCatggaagggggggggggggggggggaatcagTCAACTTTTGCACCAACAAAATGGTAATTTAAGTATATGGGAGAAAATACATCCTACAAACAAAGTACCGTGTGTATAGGATGTATTACATGTAGAGGAATTACATTCAGAGCAAGTAGTACATGGTTAATCAGACGTAATATTTGGCTACAGGGGTATATCATGTATTTGTTCATAGAAATTTCATCCTAAACATGTACTGCATGATCAATTATATGTAACAAATAACTAATAAGTACATCCCCAATTATTTCGACTCAATAGGAAAATCATATACACGGATCTGGCAAACACGGACCTGGCAAGATCTTAGATGTAGAAAAGGGGAAAAAATACATCCAATATTTAGAGGAACCTACTATTTGATACATCCAAAATCCTCGAGGAACCTACTAATCAAGATCCGCGAtgtataaaaaagaaaaaaaaatacatcCAATATCTAGAGGAACCTACTATTTGATGCACCCAAAATCCTCGTGAAACCTACTAATCAAGATCCGTGATGtataaaaaagaagaaaaatgcaTCAACCGCTCCAAAAACTCTACCAGAACTGGGGGACTACTATTGCTACATCTGGGAACGGAACCATGTAAATCTGTACCTGCTGTTTAATTTGGCGACGACTGAGCAGAGGGTCGGCAGCCCCGGCAGCAGGTACATGCCCGTGCCCTCAGCGACGGCGCCTATGGGGATCTATGACCGACGCAACCACCCGCTCGCCGACACCGGCGCTAGAGGCGCCGTCTGGGGCGACCCGTTCAATTACATGGCCTCCGGGTCAGGGGCGGCGCCCGGCTTCAACGGCCAGCAGAACGCGGCCTAGAACTGGCCGAGACCAAGTTCGATCCGGCTCTGCTGCATCCGATGGCAGCGCACAACGTCGACGCCCTCGCGCTGCAGGaagcccagctgccaccggcgcCCGACAGCTCCGCCGGCGCGTAAGAGGAGGCGCTCGGGGCTTCCGCGGAAGCGGAGTTGGGCGTCCTCCCGCGGCGCGCCATGGAGAATGGGCACCGCAGCTAGTGGTCGAGGTGGGCGTCCTCCCCGCCGGAGGGGGAATGAGAGGCGAGGCGAGCCGGGGGGAGGCGACGAGGCGAGCCGAGGGAGGCAGCGGTGCTGGTTGCAGGGCATGGCTGCGGTAGTTGCCGGTGACCACAACTCTCCGGCGACCTCAACTCTCCGATCTAGATGTGTGAGAGAGAGAGCAATTAATGTCCTCTGTGGCTGATGAGAAAAATCAACGAAGGTGCTGGGTACCGCGGTTATGTCTTGATGTGAGCGCAGTTACTTAGAT
It includes:
- the LOC127348895 gene encoding uncharacterized protein isoform X1, whose translation is MRASARETKPSVNSSANSVPSFLSHRRRLFLFLTSTTCSRSPFTFSTFSPRHRRFARVPISTSSMSSSDSPKGTEKKADADHDGENGGFFDKVKDFIQDIGEKIEEAVGFGKPTADVTGIHIPQISLEQVELIADVLIENPNPVPIPLVDIEYVIESEGRKLVSGTIPDAGTIHAHGSETVKIPVLLIYDDIKSTYGDIKSGSIIPYTVKVVLHVDVPVIGRISIPLEKTGEIPVPYRPDVDISKIKFEQFSFEEATATLHLNLDNKNDFDLGLNSMDYEVWLSNVSIASAEMKESANIKKQEVTTMNLPISFRPKDFGSAMWDMIRGKGTGYTIKGNIDVNTPFGHMKIPICKEGGTTRLKKGDDDDDNDED
- the LOC127348895 gene encoding uncharacterized protein isoform X2 — encoded protein: MRASARETKPSVNSSANSVPSFLSHRRRLFLFLTSTTCSRSPFTFSTFSPRHRRFARVPISTSSMSSSDSPKGTEKKADADHDGENGGFFDKVKDFIQDIGEKIEEAVGFGKPTADVTGIHIPQISLEQVELIADVLIENPNPVPIPLVDIEYVIESEGRKLVSGTIPDAGTIHAHGSETVKIPVLLIYDDIKSTYGDIKSGSIIPYTVKVVLHVDVPVIGRISIPLEKTGEIPVPYRPDVDISKIKFEQFSFEEATATLHLNLDNKNDFDLGLNSMDYEVWLSNVSIASAEMKESANIKKQEVTTMNLPISFRPKDFGSAMWDMIRGKGTGYTIKGNIDVNTPFGHMKIPICKEGGTTRLKKGDDDDDNDES